Genomic DNA from Shouchella patagoniensis:
AGGAAATCATCTACGGTGGAGCAACAATCGACCATGATGGCTCCTTATTGTATAGTTCCTTTGCAAAGATGCCACCAGAAAGTGCGATCCCAGGAGAAATGGCACGACTTGGTCATGGTGATGCATTACATGTTGCCGATATAAATCCTGATCGACCAGGACTAGAATCTTTTATGGTGTTTGAGGGGGGGAGATATGCTCCATATGGATACGCTTTACGAGATGCCCGTAATGGAGATGTCTTATATGGCGCTTACAGTGGAACGGATACAGGGCGAGGCATGATTGGCGATGTTGTTCCTGGACAGAGAGGGCTCGAAACGTGGGCAATCGGTCTTTACACGGCGCGAGGAGAAAGATTGAGCTCGGAGCAACCCGGTACAAATATGAATATCAAATGGTCTCCTGATATGTCGACACAAGTGATAAATGGTGCAATTGATGTAACACCGACCATTGACGATTGGCAACATGGACGTCTATTGACGGCAACGGGAACAAGGACAAATAACCATACAAAAGGCAATCCATCGCTTGTCGCTGACATCTTCGGAGATTGGCGAGAAGAACTCCTTGTGCGTACCGAAGACAGTTCTGCAATAAGGATTTATACGAATACGGAAGTAACGGATAGAAAGCTGTATACACTTATGCATGACATTCAGTATCGAACAGGAATAGCTTGGCAGAATGTCACTTACAATCAGCCTGCTTACCCTAGCTTTTACTTTGCTTCTGATATTGACTGGGAGTATGTCCCCTTACTAGAGACAGTAAAAATAAATTCGTTTGATGCCTTAAAAGAGGCGACACTCTCATTCATTGAAGCAGAAGAAATTCGTGGACCACTTCGTAACCAGTTGCAAAACATGCTTAGGCAAGCTGAAAGCCACTTTGAGGCGGGGCGTTATCCACAAGCCATTCGATTTCTGTCCAATTATGAAAAACACTTACATCGGCCAGCGAATGAAAAGCATGTATCAGAAGAAGCCAAGCGCAAGCTAACCGTCTATATTGATGATGTTAAAGAAGAGTGGGAGGATCTAAACTAAGCACGGGTCTCAGGGACTGTAACGTGGGTATGATCAGAAGAAGTGAACTTAAAGGGGGACTTAAAGATGAGAAAAAATCGAAATGGAGTACTTATTGCTACCGTTGTACTTTGCACATTAATGATTGGGGGGTGCCAAACTGGTAGCTCCGGCGATGGGGGAAATGACGACGATGTTTTGCGGGTTGCTTGGTGGGGAGGTCAAGAAAGGCACACAATGACACTTGAAATGATCCAATTATTCGAAAAAAAGCACCCGGATATTACGGTTGAGCCAGAGTACACCGCTTGGGATAACTACTGGGAAAGATTGACGACACAAGCTGCAGGAAGTAATTTGCCTGACGTTGTGCAGATGGACAATAGCAAACTTAATGAATATATTTCTAGGAGTCTGATAAAAGATCTTTCTCCTTTCATTGATGATGGAATAATTGACTTATCTAACGTTGATGATGCCTATCAAGATATAAATACCGTTGATAATGCTGTATATGGAATTTCACTAGGTTCAAATGCACTTGGTGTTGTTTATAATCAAGAATTGTTTGATGAGCATGGAATTGAATTGGAAGATGGATATACGTACGAGGACTTAAAAGAAAAAATGCGAGAGCTCGGAGCGGCAGTTGGAGACGGATTTTACGGATATGACCTTAGTTCAGAGTTTGAGTTGTTTACTGTTTTTGCAAGACAAAGTGGAGAGAGTGTCTTTAATGAAGCGGGCGATGGTCTTGGCTACACGGATGAAACATTAATTGCGTTTTTTCAATTTGTTACCGAGATGTTGGAGGAGGATTTGTCTCCGCCACATGAGATAACAATGGAATATATAGAAGGTGGCGAATCTACGATTGCAGGTGGATTAACCGGAATGGGTCTTATTGCAAGCAACCAAATTATTGGGCAACAAGCGTTGACGGAAGAAGAACTGTCGTTAAGCCCGCTTCCGGCACTTGATGGTGGAGTTGAAGGGAATTGGATTCGACCGAGTATGTCCTTTTCAGTTACAGAGCATACAAATCAAGAAGAGAATGCTGCTGTGTTTATTGATTTCGTTACAAATGATCCAGAGGCAAATGAAATTCTTCAAGGAGAGCGGGGCGTTCCGATCTCATCAGAAATCCGTACTCATTTGGAAGGGAAAGTGTCTGAAGAAGTTGAGAAAACATTTGGATACCTCGAGTTTATGGCTGAAAACTCGGCACCAGCCGATCCTTTACCTCCTCCAGGTGAAAGTGAAGTACGAGGTGCATTTTTAAGAATTATAGAGTCTGTAAAGTATGGTCAAACATCCCCAGAAGATGCAACAACACAATTTCGGAGTGAGGCAGAGTCGATTATAAACTAGACCGGAAGAGGGGAGAATATGATGAAACCTACGCAAAGTACGCTCAATCCAACCCTCAAGATGAAGTCAACAAAAGGGTCAATTCGTAAGGATTTGGTTGCATATTTGATTATTTCGCCTTGGTTGATTGGTTTTTTAGGTTTAGTTATTGGACCAATGATTGCATCACTTTACTTTTCTTTTACGAATTACGATATGTTGTCACCAGCAAGTTGGGTTGGTTTGGAGAATTATAAGAATGTTTTAGTGAACGATCCGAGGTTTGTACAATCGTTAAAAGTAACCTTGATTTTTGTTTTTGTCTCGACGCCTTTAAAACTAGTATTTGCTCTTTTGCTTGCTATGTTGTTTAATACTGGACGAAAAGGAACAGGGTTATTTACTACAATCTATTACATTCCCTCCATTATAGGGGGGAGTGTAGCAATTGCGGTTGTCTGGCGTCAGCTTTTTGGTAGAGAAGGTGCGATTAATTCACTCTTTGCTTCTGTGGGTTTAGATGGTTTAAATTGGCTTGGTGACCCCACGTATGCCTTAACGATTCTAATCATTTTAGTTGTATGGCAATTCGGTTCACCGCTTATTATCTTTTTGGCAGGGCTAAGGCAAATCCCGCTGGAACTATATGAGGCGGCAAGTGTAGATGGAG
This window encodes:
- a CDS encoding ABC transporter substrate-binding protein yields the protein MRKNRNGVLIATVVLCTLMIGGCQTGSSGDGGNDDDVLRVAWWGGQERHTMTLEMIQLFEKKHPDITVEPEYTAWDNYWERLTTQAAGSNLPDVVQMDNSKLNEYISRSLIKDLSPFIDDGIIDLSNVDDAYQDINTVDNAVYGISLGSNALGVVYNQELFDEHGIELEDGYTYEDLKEKMRELGAAVGDGFYGYDLSSEFELFTVFARQSGESVFNEAGDGLGYTDETLIAFFQFVTEMLEEDLSPPHEITMEYIEGGESTIAGGLTGMGLIASNQIIGQQALTEEELSLSPLPALDGGVEGNWIRPSMSFSVTEHTNQEENAAVFIDFVTNDPEANEILQGERGVPISSEIRTHLEGKVSEEVEKTFGYLEFMAENSAPADPLPPPGESEVRGAFLRIIESVKYGQTSPEDATTQFRSEAESIIN
- a CDS encoding carbohydrate ABC transporter permease, encoding MKPTQSTLNPTLKMKSTKGSIRKDLVAYLIISPWLIGFLGLVIGPMIASLYFSFTNYDMLSPASWVGLENYKNVLVNDPRFVQSLKVTLIFVFVSTPLKLVFALLLAMLFNTGRKGTGLFTTIYYIPSIIGGSVAIAVVWRQLFGREGAINSLFASVGLDGLNWLGDPTYALTILIILVVWQFGSPLIIFLAGLRQIPLELYEAASVDGASSLTRFFRITLPMLTPVIFFNLIMQTIGAFMTFTQAFLITKGGPMDATNFYAVYLYETAFEYLRMGYASAMAWILLVIIGVITLILFATSKYWVHYEGGNK